Genomic DNA from Clostridium sp. BJN0013:
TTTTCATTTGGAGAAGATTATATCTTCTCCAAAACCTATCAAGGAATATTAGAAAGAAGGGAAAAAATGTTAGTAACAAAATTTAAAATATGGTTTAAAGCTGTAAGACCCTTTTCCTTCACTGGTTCCATAATTCCCGTAACCTTAGGAGCCATATTTGCAATAAAAGAATCAAAATTTCAATTGGGATATTTTATCTTATCACTAATTGCTATTGTTTTATTACAAGCAAGTGCCAATTTACTTAGTGACCATGATGATTTTAAAAATAGAGTTGATACAAAAGATTCTTATGGTTCAAGTGGTGTTATACTTAAAAATCTATTGACGTCAAAAAAGGTATATACAGGTGGATTTACTTTATTAGCCTTAGGAGCTTTTATAGGAATATTTCTATCATATAAAAGAGGATTATTGGTTTTGTTAATAGGGTTAATAGGTACTCTAGCTGTATATTCATATACTGGAAAACCTTTATCTTTGAAGTATAGAGGCTTAGGTGCTCCCCTTGTATTTTTAACATTTGGTCCTTTAATGTTAATAGGCTCCTATTATGTACAAGCACAAAATATAAGTATGGAAGCATTTTTTATTTCCATACCTGTCGGTTTATTAACTACCGCAATTTTACATGCTAATGATATAAGAGATATACGTTACGATAAAAAAGCGGGAATAAAAACTTTATCTATAATAGTTGGAAAAAGCAG
This window encodes:
- the menA gene encoding 1,4-dihydroxy-2-naphthoate octaprenyltransferase: MLVTKFKIWFKAVRPFSFTGSIIPVTLGAIFAIKESKFQLGYFILSLIAIVLLQASANLLSDHDDFKNRVDTKDSYGSSGVILKNLLTSKKVYTGGFTLLALGAFIGIFLSYKRGLLVLLIGLIGTLAVYSYTGKPLSLKYRGLGAPLVFLTFGPLMLIGSYYVQAQNISMEAFFISIPVGLLTTAILHANDIRDIRYDKKAGIKTLSIIVGKSSAQNIYYSFVILSYVSIIIMCFYKILPIWSLFCLITIPTAYKNIRKLYSVSDSPSGIVSLDKDTAQLQGQFGIILILSLLIPFIVNLRG